One part of the Amphiura filiformis chromosome 5, Afil_fr2py, whole genome shotgun sequence genome encodes these proteins:
- the LOC140152338 gene encoding uncharacterized protein, translating into MACISCCALVLRISFWLLLSVVVNAKIEITPIAPVILKGSNISLYCSIPGQSQHTAQDIQWYHRRVGLAKNAISLINTTVSTLSLTNVTFSDWGPYICCISDDCNNTQVYVGVPPGPIQDFRCISRNVVDYWCEWRPGAQTYLEVDYQFSFKKRRRHNWEKCPDNWSKGDHSCYVDYTRNHVTQQIMKVVSTNALGHHEDIIQFNPSTQTIPNVPRDVDVTVAAESPSNRLQVTWAIPDEWSTNLLDPFGDTLTYKIRYRLKQSANWTQYETRSSERRFVLLDLLPFSEYCIQVAAANSVAENNVDYWSDWSDAKCALTDEGAPSGTININIDRTYDRPGNKRDVYLQWNDMALEHRNGIILGYVLYVRKADDIVAVPQVYNTSLKGLSLQGLDKFAEYVVYIHGFNSAGAGPNSTCKIPDLTDNPGPPLDVRAVAMTASTILVKWKEPSDANGHLQFYCIQWQKHDETEDRLWENAMETTIRAHNTYYMITGLDTYTVYDIRVQAHNIRHDRNLTGIFQTIDLIRTLEGVLEKPPQSVNVAPVLDRPTKLHVSWELPTGDYNNGKVLGYLIYRCSVQTSYQSGYNCTGATFVKNLTSASQRFAIIDDLRPFTSYLIWMAAYSRLGPGAKSKPVEATTSEGESKAPLNLTITSFSATSISLSWSPPVETNGILQEYIVWYSGSNLHRETKLIDGNRTSCTLSGLREYHIYTMWIQACTSLCGPFSQTVAVKTYIGVPGKPKLHEPELLAVDKMRLRWDPPDEQSNRPIDHIYYIIMYRPTNTTKWSVRETTSTTLLIEVTCGLESDGVMYDMQVAAVNINETRHKMRGSPSMMKQHEMCQRIPVNKTLVVVISVGVLVAGVILVVMFYQVKKADVFQDHLPAKPEFVDSKLFKALENGIPCGVIEKEVFDEPLTTKQCMINSTESTECAEATMDTKPLVNAGHLIPPWGSLEQIKTDRSVKLLFTRSDSTDSGVPPSPCNYSNNHMGGLMVGEDSLSAILPSFADDFIKGHFIFDSGEDNKVKSNSAQMENSGSLTYCNKEYMRESSAPFSITDTAQDEGNSNSVIPSTITGSMSMFPSLNLKPGVTSHHHTGGGDISDTSTDAGEHLVASSTQIPDSPDGSESVPYFQVGMSYVLSPVVKSHMKPPGLSDMKQIGDDHRIVEHSSDFYKKSNGQSLTYVMLPDIFSKNHGEDEIIDETLAEMSSEAVPIDENMGSSSSKMADFVANQLTHIHQSVDEIGAEKTVEQKNSTAHNLRMTESHATPSAGCSVTMGASERTEVTSVQDTDLNTSPCNEQDPVLCASHVSDLMESLQPVQESNVIEDGSRPSIVPIHPCTGYVLY; encoded by the exons ATGGCTTGCATATCTTGCTGTGCCTTAGTATTGAGGATTTCATTTTGGCTCTTGCTATCTGTAGTAGTGAATGCAAAGATTG AAATTACCCCGATAGCGCCAGTGATACTCAAAGGATCCAATATCAGCTTGTATTGTAGCATACCCGGGCAATCTCAACACACTGCACAGGACATACAGTGGTATCACAGGAGAGTTGGTTTGGCAAAGAATGCCATCTCTCTTATCAATACAACGGTATCCACACTCAGTTTAACTAATGTGACTTTCAGTGATTGGGGGCCTTATATCTGCTGTATATCAGATGATTGTAATAATACACAGGTGTATGTAGGAG TACCACCTGGTCCTATACAAGATTTCCGATGCATAAGCCGTAACGTTGTAGACTACTGGTGTGAGTGGAGGCCTGGAGCCCAAACTTACCTGGAAGTTGACTACCAATTCTCATTTAAAAAGAG ACGTAGACACAATTGGGAGAAATGTCCGGATAACTGGAGCAAAGGTGACCATTCTTGCTATGTAGACTATACACGCAATCATGTAACACAACAGATAATGAAGGTGGTATCGACCAATGCACTTGGACACCATGAAGATATCATACAATTCAATCCGAGCACACAAA CTATTCCCAATGTCCCTCGTGATGTTGATGTGACAGTGGCTGCTGAGAGTCCTTCTAATCGACTTCAAGTGACATGGGCTATTCCTGATGAATGGAGTACAAATCTATTAGATCCTTTTGGTGACACACTCACATATAAGATTCGTTATAGACTCAAACAGAGTGCCAACTGGACACAG TATGAGACCAGATCATCTGAAAGGAGATTTGTGTTGTTAGATCTGTTACCATTTAGTGAATATTGCATACAAGTTGCAGCAGCAAACTCTGTAGCAGAAAATAATGTGGACTATTGGAGTGACTGGTCTGATGCCAAATGTGCACTAACAGATGAAGGAG CACCATCTGGtactataaatataaatattgaccGTACATATGACAGACCTGGCAATAAAAGAGATGTCTATTTACAATGGAAT GACATGGCATTAGAGCACCGTAATGGCATCATTCTTGGCTATGTGCTGTATGTGAGGAAGGCAGATGACATTGTAGCAGTACCTCAAGTATACAACACCAGTTTAAAAGGGCTAAGTTTGCAGG GTTTGGATAAGTTTGCTGAATATGTTGTATACATCCATGGATTCAACAGTGCTGGTGCAGGGCCAAACAGCACATGTAAAATTCCAGATCTGACAGACA ATCCTGGGCCACCACTAGATGTCAGAGCAGTTGCTATGACAGCATCCACCATTTTGGTGAAATGGAAAGAGCCGTCTGATGCAAACGGTCATTTGCAATTTTACTGCATTCAGTGGCAAAAGCATGACGAAACTGAGGATAGACTTTG GGAGAATGCAATGGAGACCACCATCCGAGCACATAACACATATTACATGATTACTGGTCTGGATACATACACAGTATATGACATCCGTGTACAAGCTCATAACATCCGACATGATAGAAACTTAACAGGAATATTTCAGACTATAGATCTAATAAGGACATTGGAAGGAG TTTTGGAAAAGCCTCCTCAATCAGTGAATGTAGCTCCTGTTCTAGATAGACCTACAAAGCTGCATGTATCATGGGAATTGCCTACAGGTGATTATAACAATGGCAAAGTACTCGGCTATCTCATCTATAGATGCAGTGTACAGACTAGCTATCAGAGTGGCTACAATTGTACAG GTGCTACCTTTGTTAAAAACCTAACCAGCGCATCCCAGAGATTTGCCATTATAGATGACCTACGACCTTTCACCTCTTATCTGATATGGATGGCGGCATATTCTCGCTTAGGACCCGGTGCTAAATCAAAACCAGTAGAGGCTACAACAAGTGAAGGAG AGTCAAAAGCTCCACTCAATCTCACCATTACTAGCTTCTCAGCAACCAGCATCAGTTTGTCATGGTCACCACCAGTAGAAACCAATGGAATTCTGCAAGAATACATAGTATGGTATTCAGGGAGTAATCTGCACAGGGAAACCAAATTAATTGATGGCAATAGGACATCATGTACATTATCAGGCCTGAGGGAGTACCATATTTATACCATGTGGATCCAAGCTTGTACATCACTGTGTGGGCCATTTTCACAAACTGTGGCTGTAAAGACCTATATTGGAG TGCCTGGAAAACCGAAATTACACGAACCAGAGCTCCTTGCAGTGGACAAAATGAGGCTCCGTTGGGATCCACCTGATGAACAAAGCAACAGACCCATAGACCATATATATTATATCATAATGTATAGACCAACCAACACAACTAAGTGGAGTGTGCGGGAAACAACGTCAACAACTTTGCTGATTGAGGTGACATGTGGACTAGAAAGTGATGGTGTTATGTACGATATGCAGGTGGCTGCTGTGAATATTAATGAGACGCGTCATAAGATGCGTGGGTCGCCTAGTATGATGAAACAACATGAGATGTGTCAAAGAATACCAG taaACAAAACTCTTGTAGTGGTCATATCTGTCGGTGTCCTGGTTGCAGGAGTGATTCTTGTAGTCATGTTCTATCAAGTGAAGAAGGCAGACGTCTTTCAAGATCATCTCCCAGCTAAACCTGAATTTGTGGATAGCAAGTTGTTTAAG GCTTTGGAGAATGGCATACCTTGTGGTGTAATCGAAAAAGAAGTGTTTGATGAACCGTTAACAACAAAGCAGTGTATGATTAATTCTACTGAATCTACTGAATGTGCTGAAGCCACAATGGATACCAAGCCACTTGTTAATGCAGGACACTTGATTCCTCCATGGGGCAGCTTAGAACAAATCAAAACCGATCGATCTGTCAAGTTATTATTTACGCGCTCGGACAGTACAGACAGCGGCGTTCCACCTTCGCCTTGTAATTATAGCAACAACCACATGGGGGGTCTGATGGTTGGAGAGGACAGCCTATCAGCCATTTTGCCATCATTTGCAGATGATTTCATAAAAGGACATTTTATCTTTGATAGTGGTGAAGACAATAAAGTGAAATCAAACAGTGCGCAGATGGAAAATAGTGGTTCTTTGACTTATTGCAACAAAGAATATATGAGAGAAAGTAGCGCTCCATTTAGCATAACAGATACAGCTCAAGATGAAGGAAACAGTAATTCGGTAATTCCCAGTACAATCACAGGTAGCATGTCGATGTTCCCATCCTTGAACTTGAAGCCAGGCGTTACATCACATCATCATACCGGTGGTGGAGACATTTCAGATACATCTACTGATGCAGGAGAGCATCTGGTAGCATCATCCACACAGATACCGGATTCTCCTGATGGCTCAGAGTCGGTACCATACTTTCAAGTAGGTATGTCCTATGTACTTTCACCTGTAGTCAAAAGTCATATGAAACCACCAGGATTGTCTGACATGAAGCAGATTGGAGATGATCATCGCATCGTTGAACATTCCAGTGATTTTTATAAGAAATCAAACGGACAATCGTTAACTTATGTAATGTTGCCGGATATATTCAGCAAGAATCATGGAGAAGATGAAATAATCGATGAAACACTTGCAGAGATGTCATCTGAAGCAGTTCCCATTGATGAGAATATGGGTTCATCCTCATCCAAGATGGCAGATTTTGTAGCTAATCAGCTAACCCATATTCATCAATCTGTTGATGAGATAGGAGCAGAGAAAACCGTAGAGCAAAAGAACAGCACCGCACACAACTTACGCATGACAGAGTCTCACGCAACTCCATCTGCAGGGTGTAGTGTAACAATGGGAGCAAGTGAGAGAACAGAGGTTACCTCTGTGCAAGATACTGACTTGAACACATCTCCATGTAATGAACAAGATCCGGTATTATGTGCTTCACATGTGAGTGATTTGATGGAGAGTCTGCAGCCTGTGCAGGAGTCTAATGTGATAGAGGATGGTAGTAGACCATCAATTGTACCAATACATCCATGTACAGGTTATGTTTTGTATTAG